One segment of Magnetospirillum sp. 15-1 DNA contains the following:
- a CDS encoding sigma-54-dependent Fis family transcriptional regulator, with the protein MESLRHPAARHAGAIYKYTWEPGAKVMVPTSAEHHGDGPEISDLVSCLRFAPGDGRIWFDSERMNLIHVTTLGAMRDTLIDKVGEDTARGLITRMGYASGVRDAALARKVRQNGSFRDAFLVGPQLHTLHGMVAVQPVHLEWNTEESSFYGEWIWSWSCDAEHHLAHFGVSDRPTCWLQLGYATGFTSAFTGCRVIYREVQCRAMGHPHCRIVGRQLEAWDPEEIAAELRALQPETFANRPGTRSAIPVGMAIDDPLVDVVGASQSFVSTCHMLQKVARTSATVLFLGETGVGKSLFARTLHQISNRADKPFVAVNCAAIPEGLVEAELFGVEKGAYTDAGQSRPGRFERANHGTLFLDEVGTLSPTAQAKLLRVLQERELERVGGTATVKIDVRIVAATNEDLLQAVKDGRFREDLLYRLNIFPVYLMPLRDRREDIPLLMDHLARQFCRVHGKHVSGFTNAAIDALHQYDYPGNIRELENLIERAVILVDDGLPIDIDHLFVGEDHLASVLLKIDAMGALHSGTGGARADTLIENLLRIPYDDLEEGLITEAMRRAAGNASQAARLLGLKRSQVTYRLKQMGRGETP; encoded by the coding sequence ATGGAATCTCTGCGACATCCGGCGGCCAGGCACGCTGGGGCGATCTACAAGTACACCTGGGAGCCGGGAGCCAAGGTGATGGTCCCAACCAGCGCCGAGCACCACGGCGACGGCCCGGAAATCAGCGACCTGGTGAGCTGCCTGCGCTTCGCTCCGGGCGACGGCAGGATCTGGTTCGACAGCGAACGCATGAACCTGATTCACGTCACCACCCTGGGCGCGATGCGCGACACGCTGATCGACAAGGTGGGCGAGGACACGGCGCGCGGCCTGATCACCCGCATGGGCTATGCCAGCGGCGTCAGGGATGCGGCCCTGGCGCGCAAGGTCCGCCAGAACGGTTCGTTCCGCGACGCCTTTCTGGTCGGCCCGCAGTTGCACACCTTGCATGGCATGGTGGCGGTCCAGCCGGTGCACCTGGAATGGAACACCGAGGAAAGCAGCTTCTATGGTGAGTGGATTTGGTCCTGGAGTTGCGATGCCGAGCACCACCTGGCCCATTTCGGCGTGTCGGACCGGCCGACCTGCTGGCTCCAGCTGGGCTACGCCACCGGCTTCACCAGTGCCTTCACCGGATGCCGCGTCATCTACCGCGAGGTCCAGTGCCGGGCCATGGGGCATCCGCATTGCCGCATCGTCGGCCGACAGCTCGAGGCGTGGGACCCGGAGGAAATCGCCGCCGAATTACGGGCGCTGCAGCCGGAGACCTTCGCCAACCGGCCGGGCACCCGTTCGGCCATTCCGGTGGGCATGGCCATCGACGATCCCCTGGTCGACGTGGTGGGAGCCTCGCAAAGCTTCGTCTCGACCTGCCATATGCTCCAGAAGGTGGCCCGGACATCGGCGACGGTGCTGTTCCTGGGCGAGACCGGCGTCGGCAAGAGCCTGTTCGCCCGAACGCTGCATCAGATCAGCAACCGCGCCGACAAGCCGTTCGTCGCCGTCAACTGCGCCGCCATTCCCGAAGGCCTGGTCGAGGCGGAACTGTTCGGTGTGGAAAAGGGCGCCTATACCGATGCCGGCCAGTCGCGGCCGGGCCGGTTCGAACGCGCCAACCACGGGACCCTGTTCCTCGACGAGGTGGGGACGCTGTCACCCACCGCCCAGGCCAAGCTGCTCCGGGTATTGCAGGAACGCGAACTCGAACGGGTGGGCGGCACCGCCACGGTGAAGATCGACGTGCGCATCGTCGCCGCCACCAACGAGGATCTTTTGCAAGCGGTCAAGGACGGGCGGTTTCGCGAGGACCTGCTCTACCGGCTGAATATTTTCCCCGTCTACCTGATGCCGTTGCGTGACCGCCGCGAGGACATCCCCCTGCTGATGGACCATCTGGCCCGCCAGTTCTGCCGGGTCCACGGCAAGCACGTCAGTGGCTTCACCAACGCGGCCATCGACGCGCTGCACCAGTACGACTATCCCGGCAATATCCGGGAACTGGAGAATCTGATCGAGCGGGCGGTGATTCTGGTCGACGACGGCTTGCCCATCGATATCGACCACCTTTTCGTCGGCGAAGACCATCTGGCGTCGGTGCTGCTCAAGATCGACGCCATGGGAGCGCTGCATTCCGGAACCGGCGGGGCCCGCGCCGACACCCTGATCGAGAATCTGCTGCGCATCCCCTATGACGATCTGGAGGAGGGATTGATCACCGAGGCCATGCGCCGCGCCGCGGGCAACGCCTCCCAGGCCGCCCGGCTCCTGGGCCTCAAGCGGTCGCAGGTCACCTATCGGCTGAAACAGATGGGCCGGGGGGAAACGCCATGA
- a CDS encoding sigma-54-dependent Fis family transcriptional regulator, translating to MIKPSSEGARPLHGQRSETTAELDALIECLRFSPGEGRIWFDNQPVALIRTSALSSLHHELVDILGQREAGYFLAQLGFASGSRDAQLARKLDAGNDLPSLIEIGHRLRAIRGIVSMRPVRQEADLAAGHFYAEAVFSGDFEADTRLANDGISHSPVCWMQVGFASGFASTLLGRPVIYKEVECRASGSRHCRIMGKLLEEWHADEIEAELHCIPKDILEGRRPAPARPRRSPPPRPSQPAGEEIGPGLVGTSPALISTWRRIQKVAETSATVLLLGETGVGKGVFAHALHQTSRRRDKPFIAMNCAAIPENLIEAELFGVEKGAFTGATQSRPGRFERADGGTLFLDEVGCLSLPAQLKLLRAIQEKEIERVGDTMSRRVDVRIVAATNEKLEVATAQGRFREDLLFRLNVFPVHITPLRERREDIPPLLDHFLARYNQRHGRHVAGFSDAALTAFCRYDYPGNIRELENLVERAVILGEDHQPIDIMHLVGVEGLISALIGPAPEEEAPPEAPGSACATLLDEMLARGLPLKEVERRLIMLALRRADGNISQAARLLGMTRPQFAYRLDKLQSEE from the coding sequence ATGATCAAGCCATCCTCGGAGGGCGCCCGCCCTCTCCACGGACAGCGCAGCGAAACCACGGCCGAGCTGGACGCGCTGATCGAGTGCCTGCGCTTCTCGCCGGGAGAGGGACGGATATGGTTCGACAACCAGCCGGTCGCCCTGATCCGCACGTCGGCCCTGTCATCCCTCCACCACGAGCTGGTCGACATCCTCGGTCAGCGCGAGGCCGGCTATTTCCTGGCCCAGTTGGGCTTCGCCTCGGGCTCGCGGGACGCGCAGCTGGCCCGCAAGCTGGACGCCGGGAACGATCTGCCCTCCCTAATCGAGATCGGCCACCGGCTGCGGGCCATCCGCGGCATCGTCTCCATGCGGCCGGTACGGCAGGAGGCCGATCTGGCCGCCGGCCATTTCTATGCCGAGGCCGTCTTCTCCGGCGACTTCGAGGCGGACACCCGCTTGGCCAACGACGGAATTTCCCATAGCCCGGTATGCTGGATGCAGGTGGGTTTCGCCTCGGGCTTCGCCAGCACCCTGCTGGGCCGTCCGGTCATCTACAAGGAGGTGGAGTGCCGGGCCTCGGGCAGCCGCCATTGCCGGATCATGGGCAAGCTGCTGGAGGAGTGGCACGCCGACGAAATCGAGGCCGAGCTGCACTGTATTCCCAAGGACATCCTGGAAGGGCGCCGCCCGGCGCCGGCCCGCCCGCGGCGCAGCCCCCCACCCCGCCCGTCCCAGCCCGCCGGAGAGGAGATCGGCCCCGGACTGGTCGGCACCTCGCCGGCTCTGATTTCCACATGGCGGCGGATTCAAAAGGTGGCCGAAACCTCGGCCACCGTCCTGCTGCTGGGCGAGACCGGTGTCGGCAAGGGTGTCTTCGCGCATGCCCTGCACCAGACCAGCCGTCGCAGGGATAAGCCCTTCATCGCCATGAACTGCGCCGCCATCCCGGAAAACCTGATCGAAGCGGAACTGTTCGGCGTGGAGAAGGGCGCCTTCACCGGCGCCACCCAGTCGCGGCCCGGCCGGTTCGAGCGGGCCGACGGGGGAACCCTGTTTCTCGACGAGGTCGGCTGCCTGTCGCTGCCGGCCCAGTTGAAACTGCTGCGGGCCATCCAGGAAAAGGAGATCGAGCGGGTGGGCGACACCATGTCCCGCCGGGTCGACGTCCGCATCGTCGCCGCCACCAACGAGAAGCTGGAAGTCGCGACGGCGCAGGGGCGTTTCCGGGAGGACCTGCTGTTCCGTCTCAACGTGTTTCCCGTCCACATCACGCCCCTGCGGGAACGCCGCGAGGACATCCCGCCGCTGCTCGATCATTTCCTCGCCCGCTACAACCAGCGCCACGGGCGCCATGTCGCCGGCTTCAGCGACGCGGCCCTGACGGCCTTCTGCCGCTACGACTATCCGGGAAACATCCGCGAGCTGGAGAATCTGGTCGAGCGGGCGGTCATTCTGGGCGAGGACCATCAGCCCATCGACATCATGCATCTGGTTGGGGTCGAGGGATTGATCAGCGCATTGATCGGGCCGGCCCCCGAGGAGGAAGCCCCGCCGGAGGCACCGGGTTCGGCCTGCGCCACCCTGCTCGACGAGATGCTGGCGCGCGGCCTGCCATTGAAGGAGGTGGAGCGGCGGCTGATCATGCTGGCGCTCCGGCGGGCCGACGGCAACATCTCGCAGGCGGCAAGGCTGCTCGGCATGACCCGGCCGCAATTCGCCTATCGCCTGGATAAGTTGCAGTCCGAGGAGTGA
- a CDS encoding UbiX family flavin prenyltransferase, translating into MTHPIVVAITGATGVIYGVELLRALHALGEPVHLILSESAVRNLHIETTYSVEEVEAMAEVVYNNKDIGASVSSGSFKTRGMVVAPCTIKTLSAIANSFNDKLVVRAADVTLKERRPLVLMVRETPLHRGHLDLMMRAADNGATLLPPMPSFYNGPKTIMDIVHQSVGKALDQLGIDHDLFRRWTSEVSKDLAIRLARTA; encoded by the coding sequence ATGACCCATCCAATCGTCGTCGCCATCACCGGCGCCACCGGCGTGATCTACGGCGTGGAATTGCTGAGGGCGCTGCATGCCCTGGGCGAGCCCGTCCACCTGATCCTCAGTGAATCCGCGGTGCGCAATCTGCACATCGAGACGACCTACAGCGTCGAGGAAGTCGAGGCCATGGCCGAGGTGGTCTACAACAACAAGGATATCGGCGCTTCGGTATCCAGCGGGTCGTTCAAGACACGGGGCATGGTGGTCGCCCCCTGCACCATCAAGACGCTGTCGGCCATCGCCAACTCGTTCAACGACAAGCTGGTGGTCCGCGCCGCCGACGTGACGCTGAAGGAGCGGCGGCCCCTGGTGCTGATGGTTCGCGAGACGCCGCTGCATCGCGGCCATCTCGACCTGATGATGCGGGCCGCCGACAACGGGGCGACTCTGCTGCCCCCCATGCCCTCCTTCTACAACGGGCCGAAGACCATCATGGACATCGTGCATCAGAGCGTCGGCAAGGCGCTCGATCAGCTCGGCATCGACCACGACCTGTTCCGGCGCTGGACCAGCGAGGTGTCCAAGGACCTCGCCATCCGGCTGGCCCGCACCGCCTGA
- the folE2 gene encoding GTP cyclohydrolase FolE2 — translation MPPLPLGVPAAPLPAADVQGFHDPRDIPIQDVGVRGVRVPASVAGRDGLRHHSVALLDMFVSLEGHKKGAHMSRFLELAGRGIEIGPGSVRHLAETMLDRLEARAGSIELRLPVFLSRPAPVTGAIALLDCDLRLWSRISDGGSETGLAVVVPVTSLCPCSKAISRHGAHSQRSHVTVEVEGRDGLPPFEDIVELVEAQASCAIFPLLKRADEKFVTERAYENPKFVEDMVRDVAVALEADPRIGSFAVSCENFESIHTHSAFARIERRDDISKFIHSPAYPR, via the coding sequence ATGCCCCCCCTCCCCCTCGGCGTTCCCGCCGCCCCCCTTCCCGCCGCAGACGTCCAGGGATTCCACGACCCCCGCGACATCCCGATCCAGGACGTCGGCGTGCGGGGAGTCCGCGTTCCCGCCTCGGTCGCCGGCCGCGACGGCCTGCGCCACCACAGCGTCGCCCTGCTCGACATGTTCGTCTCCCTCGAAGGCCACAAGAAGGGAGCGCATATGTCCCGCTTCCTGGAACTGGCCGGCCGGGGAATCGAAATCGGGCCGGGCAGCGTCCGCCATCTGGCAGAGACCATGCTCGACCGTCTTGAGGCACGGGCTGGCAGCATCGAGCTGCGTCTGCCGGTATTTCTCTCCCGACCGGCCCCGGTCACCGGAGCCATCGCCCTGCTCGACTGTGATCTGCGCCTATGGTCGCGCATCTCGGACGGGGGGAGCGAAACGGGCCTGGCGGTGGTGGTGCCGGTCACCAGCCTTTGCCCGTGCTCGAAGGCCATCTCGCGCCATGGCGCCCACAGCCAGCGCTCGCACGTCACCGTCGAGGTCGAAGGGCGGGACGGTCTTCCTCCGTTCGAGGACATCGTCGAACTGGTCGAGGCACAGGCCTCGTGCGCCATCTTTCCACTGCTCAAGCGGGCCGACGAGAAGTTCGTGACGGAACGCGCCTACGAGAACCCGAAATTCGTCGAGGACATGGTTCGCGACGTGGCCGTGGCGCTGGAGGCCGACCCGCGGATAGGGTCGTTCGCCGTCTCGTGCGAGAACTTCGAATCCATCCATACCCATTCGGCCTTCGCCCGCATCGAGCGCCGGGATGATATCAGCAAATTCATCCATTCGCCGGCCTATCCCCGCTGA
- a CDS encoding transporter yields the protein MRKYLIAAAAGLGLAAQAAHATEGGASQYPNGAEGFMVGAAPPPGVYFINYTTWYSADRVNDSRGNKLPVKVKVDAVADVPRLLWMSPHQILGANWGMHVFLPLVHLDATLGGWSKREFGLGDMTVSPAVLSWHWKNFHMVSVLDFHLPTGSYNKNDPVNIGVNYLGIEPVLAGTYLSDDGWEASAKLMYAINTRNQDTDYLSGQAFHMDYTLAKHIGDWALGIGGYYYHQTTDDEPGAGGGANGNRGLAFAIGPQVKYDIAGKYSVIGKWQHEAVAENRAQGDKFWVKAIIPF from the coding sequence ATGAGGAAATATCTGATCGCGGCCGCGGCCGGCCTGGGACTGGCCGCGCAGGCGGCCCATGCCACCGAGGGCGGCGCCAGCCAGTACCCCAACGGCGCCGAGGGCTTCATGGTCGGGGCCGCTCCGCCGCCCGGCGTCTACTTCATCAACTACACCACCTGGTATTCGGCCGACCGGGTCAACGACTCGCGCGGCAACAAGCTGCCGGTCAAGGTCAAGGTCGACGCGGTGGCCGACGTGCCCAGGCTGCTCTGGATGTCACCTCACCAGATCCTCGGCGCCAACTGGGGCATGCACGTCTTCCTGCCCCTGGTCCACCTGGACGCCACCCTGGGCGGATGGTCCAAGCGGGAGTTCGGGCTGGGCGACATGACCGTCAGCCCGGCGGTGCTTTCCTGGCACTGGAAGAATTTCCACATGGTCTCGGTCCTGGACTTCCACCTGCCCACCGGCAGCTACAACAAGAACGACCCGGTCAACATCGGCGTCAACTACCTCGGGATCGAGCCGGTGCTGGCCGGGACCTATCTTTCGGACGACGGGTGGGAGGCCTCGGCCAAGCTGATGTACGCCATCAACACCCGGAATCAGGATACCGACTATCTGTCGGGTCAGGCGTTCCACATGGACTACACCCTGGCCAAGCACATTGGCGACTGGGCGTTGGGCATCGGCGGCTACTACTACCACCAGACCACCGACGACGAGCCGGGAGCCGGCGGGGGAGCCAACGGCAATCGTGGTCTGGCTTTCGCCATCGGCCCCCAGGTCAAGTACGACATCGCCGGCAAATACTCGGTGATCGGCAAATGGCAGCATGAGGCCGTGGCCGAGAACCGGGCGCAGGGCGACAAATTCTGGGTCAAGGCGATCATCCCGTTCTGA
- the idi gene encoding isopentenyl-diphosphate Delta-isomerase: MAEREFVVLVNQADRACGQMEKMAAHRIGVRHRAFSIMLGNRLGQVLLQRRALGKYHSGGLWANSCCGHPRPGEEIAAAAARRLGEELNIKARLRPVGLFSYRAMVGDGLMENELVHFFHGCHDGPIHPNADEVMEIRWIDPTSLAPDTDHLTPWLRLYIAENPGFLQVSPTRTWASPGLVSGSWSP; encoded by the coding sequence ATGGCAGAGCGCGAATTCGTCGTCCTCGTGAATCAGGCCGACCGGGCCTGTGGGCAGATGGAGAAAATGGCGGCCCATCGGATCGGAGTGCGCCACCGCGCCTTTTCGATCATGCTGGGCAATCGGCTCGGTCAGGTGCTGCTCCAGCGCCGGGCGTTGGGGAAATACCATTCCGGCGGTTTGTGGGCCAATTCGTGCTGCGGCCACCCGAGGCCGGGGGAAGAGATCGCCGCCGCCGCCGCCCGGCGCCTGGGCGAGGAACTCAACATCAAGGCGAGGTTGCGGCCGGTCGGACTGTTCTCCTACCGCGCCATGGTCGGCGATGGGTTGATGGAGAATGAGCTGGTCCACTTTTTTCACGGCTGCCACGACGGTCCGATCCACCCCAATGCCGACGAGGTGATGGAAATCCGCTGGATCGACCCCACCAGTCTGGCCCCGGATACCGACCACCTGACTCCCTGGCTGCGGCTGTACATCGCCGAGAACCCCGGCTTCCTCCAGGTTTCGCCGACGAGGACCTGGGCCTCCCCAGGACTGGTATCCGGTTCCTGGTCGCCCTGA
- a CDS encoding zinc ribbon domain-containing protein YjdM, whose translation MTSGSTCPKCNSENVYHDGSLWVCPDCAHEWNPETDSGDAGGESSEVRDANGNVLSDGDSVTVIKDLKVKGSSLVVKGGTKVKGIRLVDATDGHNISCKIDGIGAMNLKSEFVKKA comes from the coding sequence ATGACCAGTGGATCGACCTGCCCCAAGTGCAACTCCGAAAACGTTTATCATGACGGCAGCCTGTGGGTTTGCCCCGACTGTGCCCATGAATGGAACCCCGAGACCGATTCCGGCGATGCCGGCGGAGAGAGTTCCGAGGTGCGGGATGCCAACGGAAACGTGCTCAGCGACGGCGACAGCGTGACCGTGATCAAGGATCTGAAGGTCAAGGGCTCGTCCCTGGTCGTCAAGGGCGGCACCAAGGTCAAGGGCATCCGTTTGGTGGACGCCACCGACGGACACAACATCTCCTGCAAGATCGACGGCATCGGCGCCATGAATCTCAAGTCGGAATTCGTGAAAAAAGCTTAG
- a CDS encoding methyl-accepting chemotaxis protein, with translation MLAMIANTRILIKVFVAPVILIISMLILGVVFHFAMTRQNTAMDSMVNSSFANSRTAAELDGMAATIESNIYRILGWKAAKEDKDKIAQLDKELRSDIKEFGDKANALLKAMAAEPAVAKHVKDYLLAAGDVLGMYESDHITALSMMGATEIEFDSLRADLQGLTTKAASRAAADYHDTSALAASTEMEYALFLGVFLLVGALATFAMGRMIARPVTEITRVMGSLAGDDLDVEVPFLDRRDEIAEMAAAVEVFKANKRRALELEQAQRADQEAKEQRRIALEQQAARFEASVTDTLEAVVAASGHMQQTASDMASTSETVKHQSQAVSDAAAQASDNVNSVAAGAEELSASIKEIGRRVSHSSSMARTAARESEEANGIVRGLAEATQRIGEVVDLINSIAAQTNLLALNATIEAARAGEAGKGFAVVAGEVKTLATQTARATDEIAAQIAVVQQRTDAAVGAIAHISGTITEIDTIAAEIAQAVDQQDAATQEIARNVQQAAVGALTVTDSIQSVSAATSSSGQIATDVLESARQLAAKADLLHEEVDSFLAAIKDEEKFTHSEDLAFADFVRAGATNLAGRLEAAVERGEISLDNLFDESYQPVPGTSPQQVSTHFTELADRLFPEIQEKALVQFPKAVFCVAVDRNGYLPTHNAKFSKPQGADPVWNDANCRNRRIFADPTGLAAAKNTAKPSLVQTYRRQTGDKSVLMIDVSSPIMIRGRHWGALRMGYAV, from the coding sequence ATGCTTGCGATGATCGCCAACACCCGGATTCTCATCAAAGTATTCGTCGCCCCGGTCATCCTGATCATATCCATGCTGATTCTGGGCGTGGTGTTTCACTTCGCCATGACCCGGCAGAACACGGCCATGGACAGCATGGTCAACAGCTCGTTCGCCAACAGCCGCACCGCCGCCGAACTGGACGGCATGGCGGCCACCATCGAGTCCAACATCTACCGCATCCTGGGCTGGAAGGCGGCCAAGGAGGACAAGGACAAGATCGCCCAGCTGGACAAGGAACTGCGCTCCGACATCAAGGAATTCGGCGACAAGGCCAACGCGTTGCTCAAGGCCATGGCCGCCGAGCCGGCGGTGGCCAAGCACGTCAAGGACTACCTGCTGGCGGCCGGCGACGTGCTGGGCATGTACGAGAGCGACCATATCACCGCGCTCTCCATGATGGGCGCCACCGAGATCGAGTTCGACAGCCTGCGCGCCGACCTGCAGGGCCTGACCACCAAGGCGGCTTCGCGCGCCGCCGCCGACTATCACGACACCTCGGCGCTGGCCGCCTCCACCGAAATGGAATACGCCCTGTTCCTGGGCGTCTTCCTGCTGGTCGGGGCGCTGGCGACGTTCGCCATGGGCCGCATGATCGCCCGGCCGGTCACCGAGATCACCCGGGTGATGGGATCGCTGGCCGGCGACGATCTCGACGTGGAGGTGCCGTTCCTCGACCGCAGGGACGAGATCGCCGAGATGGCCGCCGCCGTCGAGGTGTTCAAGGCCAACAAGCGCCGCGCCCTGGAACTGGAGCAGGCCCAGCGGGCCGACCAGGAGGCCAAGGAGCAGCGGCGCATCGCCCTGGAGCAGCAGGCCGCCCGGTTCGAGGCCAGCGTCACCGACACCCTGGAAGCGGTGGTCGCCGCCAGCGGCCACATGCAGCAGACCGCCAGCGACATGGCCTCGACCTCCGAGACGGTCAAGCATCAGTCCCAGGCGGTGTCGGACGCCGCCGCCCAGGCCTCCGACAACGTCAACTCGGTGGCGGCCGGCGCCGAGGAACTGTCGGCCTCCATCAAGGAGATCGGCCGCCGGGTCAGCCATTCCAGCTCCATGGCCCGGACCGCCGCCCGGGAATCCGAGGAGGCCAACGGCATCGTGCGCGGCCTGGCCGAGGCCACCCAACGCATCGGCGAGGTGGTGGACCTGATCAACTCCATCGCCGCCCAGACCAACCTGCTGGCCTTGAACGCCACCATCGAGGCGGCGCGGGCCGGCGAGGCGGGCAAGGGCTTCGCCGTGGTGGCGGGCGAGGTCAAGACCCTGGCCACCCAGACGGCGCGCGCCACCGACGAGATCGCCGCCCAGATCGCCGTGGTGCAGCAACGCACCGATGCGGCGGTGGGCGCCATCGCCCATATCAGCGGTACCATCACCGAGATCGACACCATCGCCGCCGAGATCGCCCAGGCGGTGGACCAGCAGGACGCCGCCACCCAGGAGATCGCCCGCAACGTCCAGCAGGCGGCGGTGGGCGCCCTGACGGTGACCGACAGCATCCAGTCGGTCAGCGCCGCCACCAGTTCCAGCGGCCAGATCGCCACCGACGTGCTGGAATCCGCCCGGCAACTGGCGGCCAAGGCCGACCTGCTGCATGAGGAGGTGGATTCCTTCCTGGCCGCCATCAAGGACGAGGAGAAATTCACCCATTCCGAAGATCTGGCCTTTGCCGACTTCGTCCGGGCCGGCGCCACCAACCTTGCCGGACGGCTCGAGGCGGCGGTGGAGCGGGGCGAGATCAGCCTCGACAACCTGTTCGACGAATCCTACCAGCCCGTCCCCGGCACCTCGCCGCAGCAGGTCTCGACCCACTTCACCGAACTGGCCGACCGGCTGTTCCCCGAGATTCAGGAAAAAGCCCTGGTCCAGTTCCCCAAGGCGGTGTTCTGCGTCGCCGTGGACCGCAACGGCTATCTGCCCACCCACAACGCCAAGTTCTCCAAGCCCCAGGGCGCCGACCCGGTGTGGAACGACGCCAATTGCCGCAACCGCCGGATATTCGCCGACCCCACCGGCCTCGCCGCCGCCAAGAACACCGCCAAGCCGTCCCTGGTGCAGACCTACCGCCGCCAGACCGGCGACAAGAGCGTGCTGATGATCGACGTATCGTCGCCCATCATGATTCGCGGCCGCCACTGGGGAGCCCTGCGCATGGGCTACGCCGTCTAG
- a CDS encoding OmpA family protein yields MTDDSRREFLLRFAATALAAAGGGCASPVEAVEEPLAKRETPLAVYGPPPVRPRIEPREIVVPFAAERLDLDATAKRILDDLADILVREPAIPVLVEGHADDKGTREYNLAIGERRAETVRQYLIGRGVAEGRISAISFGRERPLDPARTKTAKAANRRVVVRLEPN; encoded by the coding sequence ATGACTGACGACAGCCGACGCGAATTCCTGCTGCGCTTCGCCGCCACCGCCCTGGCCGCCGCCGGGGGCGGTTGCGCATCGCCGGTCGAGGCGGTGGAGGAACCGCTGGCCAAGCGGGAAACGCCCCTGGCCGTCTATGGCCCGCCGCCCGTCCGGCCACGCATCGAGCCGCGCGAGATTGTGGTGCCCTTCGCCGCCGAGCGGCTGGACCTGGACGCCACGGCCAAGCGGATTCTGGACGATCTGGCCGATATCCTGGTGCGGGAGCCCGCCATTCCCGTCCTTGTCGAAGGCCATGCCGACGACAAGGGGACCCGCGAGTACAATCTGGCCATCGGCGAACGCCGGGCCGAGACGGTGCGGCAATACCTGATCGGGCGCGGCGTGGCCGAGGGACGGATATCGGCCATCTCCTTCGGCCGCGAGCGCCCCCTCGATCCGGCCCGCACCAAAACGGCCAAGGCCGCCAACCGGCGGGTGGTGGTTCGGCTGGAGCCCAACTGA
- a CDS encoding radical SAM protein: MADRLERFIAAKARMADEHPLRYLFWEATLRCNLACRHCGSDCLRDNSTRHKELPPEVLKRELAAIALACDPRDITFAIIGGEPLIRRDIEEVGAFAAGLGYAWGITTNGMLLDAARLASLKAAGLSTISVSLDGLEQAHDGLRRHDGAFRKVSGALERLVADPFYAAFDVICCVSTLNIDRLEPFVDHLAALGVPQVRFTPVFSRGRAGRDSGLMLSGEQYRDLLAFVARSRQQRRDIAVTLSEEGYWGPNWECRVREGMHYCGSGTVIASILHDGGVTGCPSVSRRFTEGSIREAAFLDLWRGGFGRFRQGRRDTAPSVCRGCDHWDLCEGGGFHLFDPEDPQAVHCGLVKIGEMGECDD; encoded by the coding sequence GTGGCCGATAGGCTGGAGCGGTTCATCGCCGCCAAGGCCCGGATGGCGGATGAACATCCGCTTCGCTATCTGTTCTGGGAGGCGACGCTGCGCTGCAATCTCGCCTGCCGCCATTGCGGCAGCGACTGCCTGCGCGACAATTCCACCCGTCACAAGGAACTGCCTCCCGAAGTCCTCAAGCGGGAGTTGGCCGCCATCGCCCTGGCCTGCGACCCGCGTGACATCACCTTCGCCATCATCGGCGGCGAGCCGCTGATCCGCCGGGATATCGAGGAGGTGGGGGCCTTTGCCGCCGGCCTCGGCTATGCCTGGGGCATCACCACCAACGGCATGCTGCTGGACGCGGCGCGGCTGGCCTCGCTCAAGGCGGCTGGGCTGTCGACCATTTCGGTCAGCCTGGACGGGCTGGAACAGGCCCATGACGGCCTGCGGCGGCATGACGGTGCCTTCCGCAAGGTCTCGGGTGCGCTGGAGCGGCTGGTGGCCGATCCGTTCTATGCCGCCTTCGACGTCATCTGCTGCGTCAGCACCCTGAACATCGACCGGCTGGAGCCCTTCGTCGATCATCTCGCCGCCCTGGGGGTGCCGCAGGTGCGCTTCACCCCGGTGTTCTCGCGCGGGCGGGCCGGGCGGGATTCGGGGCTGATGCTGTCGGGAGAGCAGTATCGCGACCTGCTGGCCTTCGTCGCCCGTTCCCGCCAGCAGCGCCGCGATATCGCGGTGACGCTGAGCGAGGAAGGCTATTGGGGGCCCAACTGGGAATGCCGGGTGCGCGAAGGCATGCATTATTGCGGCTCGGGCACGGTGATCGCCTCGATCCTCCACGACGGCGGTGTCACCGGCTGTCCCAGCGTGTCGCGTCGCTTCACCGAGGGCAGTATCCGCGAGGCCGCCTTCCTCGATCTGTGGCGGGGCGGCTTTGGCCGTTTCCGTCAGGGCCGTCGCGACACGGCGCCGTCCGTCTGCCGGGGCTGCGACCACTGGGATCTGTGCGAGGGCGGCGGGTTCCATCTGTTCGACCCCGAGGACCCGCAGGCCGTCCATTGCGGCCTCGTGAAGATCGGAGAAATGGGAGAGTGTGATGACTGA